In one Trichosurus vulpecula isolate mTriVul1 chromosome 8, mTriVul1.pri, whole genome shotgun sequence genomic region, the following are encoded:
- the BMF gene encoding bcl-2-modifying factor, producing the protein MEPPHYVEELEDDVFHPEDSEPGAQPGGLTSAALFAQSQPDYMLDGLQLFPLTHCCGPGLRSVGQEDKATQTLSPASPSQGVMLPCGVTEEPHRLFYGNAGYRLPLLANFPASLRLGEEPPEEQWEHRAEVQIARKLQCIADQFHRLHMQRHQQNQNHVWWQILLFLHNLALNREENRNGAGPR; encoded by the exons ATGGAGCCTCCTCATTATGTGGAAGAGCTGGAGGATGATGTGTTCCACCCGGAGGATTCAGAGCCTGGTGCTCAGCCAGGGGGCCTGACCTCGGCTGCTCTGTTTGCCCAGAGCCAGCCCGACTATATGCTGGATGGGCTGCAGCTTTTCCCTCTTACCCACTGCTGTGGCCCGGGACTTCGGTCAGTTGGCCAGGAAGACAAGGCCACTCAGACGCTCAGTCCAGCATCTCCAAGCCAGGGTGTCATGCTGCCTTGTGGAGTGACCGAAGAACCCCACCGACTCTTTTATG GCAATGCTGGATACCGACTTCCCCTCCTAGCCAACTTTCCTGCGAGCCTGAGGCTTGGAGAGGAGCCCCCTGAAGAGCAGTGGGAACATCGAGCTGAGGTGCAGATTGCCCGAAAGCTTCAATGCATAGCAGACCAGTTTCACAGACTCCACATGCAGCGG CACCAGCAGAACCAAAACCACGTGTGGTGGCagatcctcctcttccttcacaATTTGGCCTTGAACAGAGAGGAGAACAGGAATGGGGCAGGCCCTAGGTGA